caaaaacgcTGAAAAGAATGATATAGATGTGAAATTCGTCGGAGAGCTCGAATTtcacactgaaaaaatgtttaaaacttcggaaaatgctgaaatttcagatttttggatttatattgattttcgacactaaaaattgagaattctCATGTTTTAATgtgcaaaattcgaatttcccgtcGAATTCTGAGTGAGAATCGTTTTTCCCGGTATTCTAGCGctgaatttgaacattttcgggtACTTCACACTGCAAaggttgaaaaaatctcaaaaaatgctgaaatttcaagCATTTAGAATTTTATGGTATTTTCCGCAGTTAACATTTGGTATTTGTATactttactgaaaaattcgaaatttttatcgaattctGAGCTAATCCGTCTATTTATAGGCTTCTAGAgttaaatttgagaaattttgggtACTGTAGCGCCGAAAgcacgcaaacaccgactaccgtaCTCAAAACACCGGACTTGACggaattttgcactaaaactCTGCAAAGTTGCTACCCGAGGTAAAAGGTGatgaaaaactagaattttacaataaaatctcatcagaaattgcagaaaatttcgaatgatTTCTCTGACAATGTCGTTTCAAGTTCTTTTCACTATCACTGCTATATTCGCATTTCTCGCATCGAATTGATCCTCCTTTAATATTCATTCCACGTTGAAAATGTGTCTGAtgatttgtttgttttccatgtctgaaaatatttaaaaatttaagaaaaatcgtgaaaatctgtaaattttagagaaaaatcgattaaaaatctgcaaaaatcaatagaaacTGTTTTTGGTAActactaattttttgggcgctgctaattttttgggcgctgctaatattttaggcgctgctaattttttggtcgctgttaatttttgggcgctgctaattttttaggcgctgctaattttttggcgctgctaattttttaagcgctgctaattttttgggcgctgctaattttttggcgctgctaattttttggtcgctgctaatttttggtcgctgctaatttttggtcgctgctaatttttggtcgctgctaatttttgggcgctgctaatttttgggcgctgctaattttttggcgctgctaattttttgggcgctgctaatttttggtcactgctaatttttggtcgctgctaatttttgggcgctgctaatttttgggctctgctaattttttaggcactgctaatttttgagcgctgctaattttttgggcactgctaattttttagccgctgctaatttttgggcgctgctaattttttggtcgctgctaatttttggtcgctgctaattttttgggcgctgctaatattttaggcgctgctaattttttgagcgctgctaatttttgggcgctgctaattttttggtcgctgctaattttctgggcgctgctaatttttgggcgctgctaattttttgggcgttCTCACCTGTAAAGTGCTTTTCGATTAGGAAAACTCCCCGAACATTCCGcacaaatcgatttttccccgcagatttttatcgattttttcggaatttccgGTGGTTTTTCTGGCGGTtcggcgggaatttgaatttttcgctcaATTTTTCGGCGAGGAGGTCGTGTCGCGTGTTCGGCGGTTTTTCCGTgtctgagaaaatatttttttaaagaaaatttctgttttttttttaaattaaaatataatatacCTGTAAAGCCCTTTCCGATTGTTAAATGCATCTCCACACGTAAAACAGTACAATTCTCTAGGTTGTGACGTGACGAACGACGATGACGTAGTAGTGTCtaatgccacgtcatcataGTAGATGAAATCCTGCGATGACGTAGACGGCTCCAGGTGACCGAGAAAATCAGCGGCGGATGGATCCAAGAAATCTTCCTGAAATGATGAGAAAttgcagcgcccaaaaaattagcagcgaccaaaattccaaatttcccaAACTTTTCCCTAATTACGTACCACCATATGTTTTCCCATATCCACTAGACATTCTTCCTGTGTATTTTGGAAGTTATCCTCAATAAATATCACACTTTGTGTCATTTCTTCAACTGCTGCGTCCATACGTTCTGGaagtacttttttcaaaaaattaaaaaaattttgctcgtCTCTACAAACCTATTGCTTCTGAAAGATGAACGTCTGGTAGTTGTGAAAATTCGTGTTTGAGTTGCTCTAGGTGTTCTAAGAAgctttccatctgaaaattagttgatcgtggcgggaccccccagaaattcgaatattttctgaaattttcaaacttagtcatgattatactttttcaaaccGCAGTGGTCTTctgattccaaaaatttacagaaaatgggtctcaccacgaaaaccaGAAGTTTTCATGGCCggacccaaaaattcaaacttttcaaacctagtcatgattatacttatttaaACCGTCATTTTATACTAATTTCTAATAATGTCAAATGAAATCGATTGCTCGAAAATTCACacttttcgtggcgagacccaaaaactcgaaaaaataaataaattcggAGTCTAGtaatgattatacttattagAACCGCCATTTTATGCtgatttcaaaactataaaatttcaggaatttcgATCGAAAATCACCGAGTTATCctagtttttctgattttcgcggcgggacccaaaaattt
This is a stretch of genomic DNA from Caenorhabditis elegans chromosome V. It encodes these proteins:
- the ztf-20 gene encoding C2H2-type domain-containing protein (Confirmed by transcript evidence) is translated as MESFLEHLEQLKHEFSQLPDVHLSEAIERMDAAVEEMTQSVIFIEDNFQNTQEECLVDMGKHMVEDFLDPSAADFLGHLEPSTSSQDFIYYDDVALDTTTSSSFVTSQPRELYCFTCGDAFNNRKGLYRHGKTAEHATRPPRRKIERKIQIPAEPPEKPPEIPKKSIKICGEKSICAECSGSFPNRKALYRHGKQTNHQTHFQRGMNIKGGSIRCEKCEYSSDSEKNLKRHCQRNHSKFSAISDEILL
- the ztf-20 gene encoding C2H2-type domain-containing protein (Confirmed by transcript evidence), coding for MESFLEHLEQLKHEFSQLPDVHLSEAIVLPERMDAAVEEMTQSVIFIEDNFQNTQEECLVDMGKHMVEDFLDPSAADFLGHLEPSTSSQDFIYYDDVALDTTTSSSFVTSQPRELYCFTCGDAFNNRKGLYRHGKTAEHATRPPRRKIERKIQIPAEPPEKPPEIPKKSIKICGEKSICAECSGSFPNRKALYRHGKQTNHQTHFQRGMNIKGGSIRCEKCEYSSDSEKNLKRHCQRNHSKFSAISDEILL